The following are from one region of the Rhodopirellula sp. P2 genome:
- a CDS encoding Gfo/Idh/MocA family protein — MKLRIGLIGLGDQWQSMHRPALRMLGDQFDVRAIYCNVSKLAEAAVSEFQADPVDGYQALVTRDDIDAVLVLENSWLRFLPATAACRAGKAVYWASDLDFDPVRDQDFKSCVQESGVAFMAGLPRRFSPATLRLKELIATNLGSPRLIFCHKRLSLEDAPLKRRDQITRRGVEGNLGDDSRVGPEEIRARMTRTEMMQLIDWCCYVVGERPVSVMSANHSEDEAADYQALSMLFEDSSSARTSRDRFSTGTPVSNEQEAAATNGSGTDSSALSESPRRPSGGGGVTAQVSCGSYIPAQWREAIGFRPPAAMQVCCENGVAFIDLPGTLVWFDDAGRHQEFLEGESPVGEKMLGQFHRAVTSLVRNLSGLEDAFNAAAILKAARTSLQEGRRVDLRDLA, encoded by the coding sequence GTGAAATTGCGAATCGGATTGATCGGATTGGGCGATCAATGGCAATCCATGCACCGTCCGGCGCTGCGGATGCTGGGGGATCAATTCGATGTTCGTGCGATCTATTGCAACGTGTCCAAATTAGCCGAAGCGGCAGTCTCGGAGTTTCAGGCCGACCCGGTCGACGGATACCAAGCGTTGGTGACGCGGGATGACATCGACGCGGTCTTGGTGCTTGAGAATTCTTGGCTGCGTTTTCTTCCTGCGACGGCGGCATGTCGGGCAGGGAAGGCGGTCTACTGGGCCAGCGATTTGGACTTCGATCCGGTTCGCGACCAAGACTTCAAGTCCTGTGTGCAGGAATCTGGCGTGGCGTTCATGGCGGGCTTGCCCCGTCGTTTTTCTCCCGCAACGCTGCGTCTGAAAGAACTGATCGCCACCAACTTGGGATCGCCACGGTTGATCTTTTGTCACAAGCGATTGAGTTTGGAAGATGCTCCGCTTAAACGACGCGACCAGATCACCCGCCGTGGCGTGGAGGGCAACCTCGGCGACGATTCGCGAGTCGGTCCAGAAGAGATCCGTGCCCGGATGACTCGGACCGAGATGATGCAGTTGATTGATTGGTGTTGTTACGTGGTGGGTGAACGGCCTGTCAGCGTGATGTCGGCCAACCATTCCGAGGATGAGGCGGCGGACTATCAAGCTCTGAGCATGCTGTTTGAAGACTCCAGTTCGGCTCGCACTTCTCGCGATCGGTTTTCAACGGGAACACCCGTTTCGAATGAACAAGAAGCGGCAGCGACCAACGGAAGTGGCACGGATTCTTCCGCGCTATCCGAGAGTCCTCGGCGACCCAGTGGAGGTGGTGGCGTCACCGCTCAAGTCAGTTGTGGGAGTTACATCCCTGCTCAGTGGCGAGAGGCCATCGGATTCCGCCCGCCTGCCGCGATGCAGGTCTGCTGCGAAAACGGTGTTGCTTTCATCGACTTGCCAGGCACATTGGTTTGGTTTGACGATGCGGGCCGACATCAAGAGTTCTTGGAAGGGGAATCTCCCGTGGGCGAAAAGATGCTGGGCCAGTTTCATCGTGCGGTGACCAGTTTGGTTCGCAACTTGAGCGGGTTGGAAGACGCGTTCAACGCAGCGGCGATCCTGAAAGCGGCTCGCACGAGTTTACAAGAAGGAAGACGCGTGGATTTGAGGGATCTGGCATGA
- a CDS encoding cytochrome c3 family protein yields the protein MISFLPTPPSPTLHQVPRGQFDERQCCGRWNWLAAVVVIFGCGLISDSEAPAQDRLVDHFPKASESGCMACHGEIEPIREIGSEMLNQIMARGEAMGDPAGCVVCHNGDPTETKDKALAHGGDDFFPDPGSPWVNDQTCGSCHAEQVRVQWQSLMMTESGKIQGTCWSFGALTGYEHKFANYAVENPIDPKDRLGTDTYRAYMERLKKLEPNVFVDRHEPLPEALGFDELDRLAEEPELAAYTYIRQECNRCHHAVKGRSKRGDFRGMGCSSCHIPYSNEGYYEGHDQSIPTDETSHPLTHQIQGTREATVTVNGISYHGLPAETCTTCHNRGKRIGVSFQGLMETPYASPFTEEGKDQPGLHTKHYIAMEQDIHYQKGMKCQDCHTSNDVHGDGFLSGSNLGGVQIECSDCHGTPDKFPWELPIGYMDEFDMQPADGAARGVTQEQLPHTWAGTLHEKKDGYLLTARGNPYENVVRDGDDVIVYTAEGKDLRMKPLKKLVDENLVSTRGLVAMKGVAKHLDRMECYTCHASWTPQCYGCHVKIDYSQKDRCPECNENKEGFDWVAAGQKHMQPEFRTQAGEEGMGTVIPGQVSEQRSYLRWEDPMMGINGEGRVTPLAPGCQPSVTIIGPDGKPILTNHIFQIPAGMEGGGESGQLAIDMSPTQPHTMTKNARSCESCHASDKALGLGIGGTRPWDEKHFVDLQTTDGTVLSKRAEPQMEAIENLPQDWSQIVDRDGNQLSTVGHHWKLSRAFNKDEIEHMQREGTCIACHKEIPENSNAINLLHHVAKYTGQLPHTNDEHASLIHKILLLSAWGQTIGGALFGFAAFALIVWVRKKRTPASAE from the coding sequence GTGATCTCATTCCTTCCAACGCCCCCCTCTCCCACTCTGCATCAAGTCCCCCGAGGACAATTTGACGAACGTCAATGTTGCGGTCGCTGGAACTGGCTGGCGGCGGTTGTGGTGATCTTCGGCTGCGGATTGATCTCCGACTCGGAGGCTCCAGCCCAGGATCGCTTGGTCGATCACTTTCCCAAAGCCTCTGAATCAGGATGCATGGCTTGCCACGGGGAGATCGAACCGATTCGTGAAATCGGCTCTGAGATGCTGAACCAAATCATGGCGCGCGGGGAAGCCATGGGGGATCCCGCCGGGTGTGTGGTGTGTCACAACGGTGATCCGACCGAAACGAAAGACAAAGCGCTCGCGCACGGTGGCGATGATTTCTTTCCCGACCCAGGCAGCCCCTGGGTCAACGACCAAACCTGTGGCTCGTGTCATGCTGAACAAGTCCGCGTGCAGTGGCAGAGTTTGATGATGACGGAATCAGGCAAGATCCAAGGCACATGCTGGTCGTTCGGCGCACTGACGGGTTATGAACACAAGTTCGCCAACTACGCGGTCGAGAACCCAATCGATCCCAAAGATCGCCTGGGAACGGACACCTACCGCGCCTACATGGAACGCCTGAAGAAACTCGAACCCAACGTGTTCGTGGACCGGCACGAACCGCTTCCCGAAGCACTGGGTTTCGACGAGTTGGACCGATTGGCGGAAGAGCCTGAGTTGGCCGCCTACACCTACATTCGCCAAGAATGCAACCGTTGCCACCATGCGGTCAAAGGCCGTTCCAAACGAGGCGATTTTCGCGGCATGGGATGTTCCTCTTGCCACATTCCCTACAGCAACGAAGGCTATTACGAAGGCCACGACCAATCGATTCCGACCGACGAAACCTCGCACCCACTGACGCACCAAATCCAGGGGACTCGCGAGGCCACCGTCACGGTCAACGGAATCAGCTACCACGGGCTGCCGGCCGAAACGTGCACGACCTGTCACAACCGAGGCAAGCGGATCGGTGTGTCCTTCCAAGGCTTGATGGAAACACCCTACGCGTCCCCGTTCACGGAAGAAGGCAAAGACCAACCCGGCCTGCACACCAAACACTACATCGCGATGGAACAAGACATCCACTATCAAAAGGGGATGAAGTGCCAGGACTGCCACACATCCAACGATGTTCACGGGGACGGATTTCTCTCGGGCAGCAACCTCGGCGGGGTCCAGATTGAATGCTCCGATTGTCATGGAACGCCGGACAAATTCCCGTGGGAACTGCCAATTGGCTACATGGACGAATTCGACATGCAACCCGCGGACGGCGCGGCCCGAGGTGTCACCCAAGAACAACTGCCTCACACCTGGGCCGGCACCCTGCACGAGAAGAAAGACGGTTACCTGCTCACCGCCCGCGGCAACCCTTACGAGAATGTGGTTCGCGACGGTGATGACGTGATCGTCTACACCGCCGAGGGCAAAGACCTGCGGATGAAACCTCTGAAAAAGCTGGTGGACGAGAATTTGGTCAGCACGCGTGGATTGGTCGCGATGAAAGGCGTCGCCAAACACCTCGACCGGATGGAGTGCTACACCTGTCACGCGAGCTGGACACCACAATGTTATGGCTGTCACGTGAAGATTGATTACAGCCAAAAGGATCGCTGCCCCGAATGCAACGAAAACAAAGAGGGGTTTGACTGGGTCGCCGCAGGGCAAAAGCACATGCAGCCCGAGTTCCGAACCCAAGCCGGCGAAGAAGGCATGGGGACCGTCATCCCCGGCCAAGTCAGCGAACAACGCAGTTACCTTCGCTGGGAAGACCCGATGATGGGAATCAACGGCGAAGGCCGCGTGACACCGCTCGCCCCCGGATGCCAGCCATCCGTCACCATCATCGGCCCGGACGGCAAACCGATTCTCACCAATCACATCTTCCAAATCCCTGCGGGGATGGAAGGCGGCGGTGAATCCGGTCAATTGGCGATCGACATGAGCCCCACGCAACCGCACACGATGACCAAGAATGCTCGCTCCTGCGAATCATGTCACGCATCGGACAAAGCGTTGGGACTGGGCATCGGAGGCACTCGGCCGTGGGACGAGAAGCACTTCGTCGACCTCCAAACGACCGACGGAACAGTGCTTTCCAAACGAGCCGAGCCGCAAATGGAAGCGATTGAGAACCTCCCCCAAGATTGGTCGCAGATCGTCGACCGCGACGGCAACCAGCTCTCCACGGTTGGCCATCACTGGAAACTCTCTCGGGCTTTCAACAAGGATGAGATTGAACACATGCAGCGGGAAGGCACGTGCATCGCCTGCCACAAAGAAATCCCCGAGAACTCCAATGCAATCAACCTGTTGCACCACGTTGCCAAGTACACCGGGCAATTGCCGCACACCAACGACGAACACGCCAGCTTGATTCACAAAATCTTGCTTTTGTCGGCTTGGGGGCAAACAATCGGAGGAGCCCTGTTCGGTTTTGCTGCGTTCGCCTTGATCGTTTGGGTCCGCAAAAAACGAACCCCTGCGTCTGCCGAGTAA
- a CDS encoding transglutaminase-like domain-containing protein: protein MPSSSPMRSPTFNRHLAPLVILLTFPLACLLHLADVVAQTPAETSLSATQQESIDALPKIPSGLNQGFSIVRTPAKRVTATITFEVNTPSLQAKTWVFAMPEPPDLPGQKRIQSTTTPTSEIIADQSVFQRPIRRCRMEVTDESQRRTAKFRCDDELQLFARSLTFDKRATSAKPPVVSLSAKERQNFLRSTPEYDYRSEAFQEWKTKNRFRRLRTEGEVRFAQRVFQKLANSYRYSYVPSEDRTASLLCQSDATDCGGLSTLFATVMRSEGVPARILSGRWAISATPGETINDQPYYQYHVIAEFYAQGVGWIPLDTSSAIIHDRTKTKLQYFGQSDGDFITYHVDPGVKFDTDLHGDYRAAYFQIPLMWVTGQGTLDGFQHQESWTVTP, encoded by the coding sequence ATGCCATCCTCCTCGCCAATGCGTTCGCCCACCTTCAATCGCCACCTGGCACCGCTCGTCATTCTTTTGACGTTTCCACTCGCATGCTTGCTGCATCTGGCTGACGTGGTCGCTCAGACTCCAGCTGAGACGTCGTTGTCGGCGACGCAGCAAGAATCGATCGATGCCTTGCCGAAGATCCCCAGCGGGCTCAACCAAGGTTTCTCCATCGTGCGAACACCCGCCAAACGAGTCACCGCGACAATCACGTTCGAAGTCAACACGCCATCCCTGCAAGCCAAAACATGGGTTTTCGCGATGCCCGAGCCGCCGGACTTGCCCGGCCAAAAACGGATTCAATCCACCACCACACCAACCAGCGAAATCATTGCTGACCAATCCGTCTTCCAACGTCCCATCCGTCGCTGCCGGATGGAGGTCACGGATGAGTCCCAACGTCGCACCGCCAAATTCCGCTGCGATGATGAACTGCAACTGTTCGCTCGTTCGTTGACGTTTGACAAGCGAGCCACCTCGGCGAAGCCACCAGTCGTTTCGCTGTCCGCGAAAGAACGCCAAAACTTTTTGCGGTCGACACCAGAATACGACTACCGATCCGAAGCATTCCAGGAATGGAAAACCAAGAATCGGTTTCGGCGACTCCGGACCGAAGGCGAAGTCCGGTTTGCTCAACGAGTGTTTCAGAAATTGGCCAACTCGTACCGATATTCGTACGTCCCGAGCGAGGACAGAACGGCGTCACTGTTGTGCCAGTCCGATGCAACGGACTGTGGCGGTCTCTCGACGCTTTTCGCCACGGTGATGCGAAGCGAGGGCGTGCCAGCACGAATTCTCTCTGGCCGCTGGGCGATTTCGGCTACCCCAGGAGAAACGATCAACGATCAACCGTATTACCAGTACCACGTGATCGCCGAGTTCTATGCCCAAGGCGTCGGCTGGATCCCCTTGGACACTTCATCAGCCATCATTCACGACCGCACCAAAACCAAACTGCAATACTTCGGCCAATCCGACGGTGACTTCATCACCTACCACGTCGATCCCGGCGTCAAATTCGACACCGACCTTCACGGTGACTACCGAGCGGCTTACTTCCAAATCCCCTTGATGTGGGTGACTGGCCAAGGCACGCTCGACGGATTCCAACATCAAGAATCCTGGACCGTCACACCCTAG
- a CDS encoding purine-cytosine permease family protein, with product MSTETNRQVIAQMKQEQLPVPVHRLHRWPHFVGLYAGEHVAATEFVIGATFVAMGASTRDILIGLLIGNILAILSWTLITTPIAVQTRLSLYTYLEKIAGESMTRLYNWANVLIFTVISAAMITVSCTAVRLLFNIPPQLQWYPTDSLFVAVVVAVGMIVVLVAMYGFNAVAEFSGLCGPWLVVMFVSGALVLFPALAESVMGRTTLNGFQDFLVIGDHSIWTGTNADGKPGIGLWEVAGFAWAANTITHFGLIDMALLRYAKKSIYGLCTSAGMLFGHYIAWIASGIMGAGAAVLLKSTIVELDPGDVAFRALGMSGYVIVIVAGWTTANANLYRAGLAAQAIFHKRSRKMVTFTVGCVTVAVACFPFVFRQILPLLTYAGLLVVPVGGIVFAEHVVFPRIGFTRYWAQYRNLPHSIPAIASWTAGLIFGFGLNAFEVMSFYYLFLPTWLFTILLYTFLAKLYGAAEKYPEEEEKERQMNEDIREFQREQALAEGEPIEDPSRQSLVRRWISRVCLALILLLALKVMFQSPDLPTYTSNRDLFYTWAFVLTISYFATAYWVLHRFKALNPQHDN from the coding sequence ATGAGTACCGAAACGAACCGACAAGTGATTGCTCAAATGAAGCAGGAGCAATTGCCGGTTCCGGTGCACCGACTTCACCGCTGGCCACACTTTGTGGGCCTGTATGCGGGGGAGCATGTTGCCGCGACTGAATTTGTGATCGGGGCCACGTTTGTTGCGATGGGAGCTTCCACGCGTGACATTCTGATCGGGCTGTTGATTGGCAACATTTTGGCGATCCTCAGTTGGACCCTGATCACCACGCCAATCGCCGTGCAGACTCGACTGAGTCTTTACACGTACCTTGAAAAGATCGCCGGCGAGTCAATGACTCGGCTCTACAACTGGGCCAACGTCCTGATCTTCACCGTGATTTCCGCGGCGATGATCACGGTGTCTTGCACCGCCGTTCGGTTGCTGTTCAACATCCCACCGCAATTGCAGTGGTACCCGACCGATTCTCTATTCGTTGCCGTGGTGGTCGCTGTCGGCATGATCGTGGTGCTGGTCGCGATGTACGGTTTCAACGCGGTCGCAGAGTTCTCCGGTTTGTGTGGTCCATGGCTGGTCGTGATGTTTGTCAGCGGCGCGCTGGTGTTGTTTCCCGCTTTGGCTGAATCTGTCATGGGCCGAACCACACTGAACGGGTTCCAGGACTTTCTGGTGATCGGTGACCATTCGATTTGGACGGGCACCAATGCGGATGGCAAACCGGGCATTGGATTGTGGGAGGTGGCTGGTTTTGCCTGGGCTGCCAACACGATCACGCACTTTGGTCTGATCGACATGGCGTTGTTGCGTTACGCCAAAAAATCAATCTACGGATTGTGCACCAGCGCTGGCATGCTGTTCGGACACTACATCGCTTGGATCGCCTCCGGCATCATGGGCGCCGGTGCCGCCGTGCTGTTGAAATCCACCATCGTTGAATTGGATCCCGGTGACGTTGCCTTTCGCGCCTTGGGCATGTCGGGATACGTCATCGTGATCGTCGCTGGTTGGACCACCGCGAACGCGAATCTCTACCGGGCGGGTTTGGCAGCTCAGGCGATCTTCCACAAACGATCTCGCAAGATGGTGACGTTCACGGTGGGCTGTGTGACGGTCGCGGTTGCTTGCTTCCCGTTTGTCTTCCGGCAAATCCTGCCGCTGTTGACATACGCTGGTCTGTTGGTCGTTCCCGTGGGCGGCATTGTTTTCGCAGAACATGTCGTGTTCCCTCGCATCGGCTTCACTCGGTACTGGGCTCAGTATCGCAACCTGCCCCACAGCATCCCTGCCATCGCATCCTGGACCGCCGGATTGATCTTCGGATTTGGTTTGAACGCCTTCGAGGTGATGTCGTTTTACTACCTGTTCCTGCCGACCTGGTTGTTCACGATTCTGCTCTATACTTTCCTCGCCAAGCTTTACGGGGCCGCGGAAAAGTATCCTGAAGAGGAAGAGAAGGAACGGCAGATGAACGAAGACATTCGGGAATTCCAACGTGAGCAAGCGTTGGCGGAAGGCGAACCGATCGAGGATCCATCCCGGCAATCCCTCGTCCGGCGTTGGATCTCCCGCGTTTGTCTGGCTCTCATTTTGTTGCTCGCTTTGAAGGTGATGTTTCAAAGTCCAGACCTGCCGACCTACACCTCGAACCGCGACCTTTTCTACACCTGGGCGTTTGTGTTGACGATTTCGTATTTCGCGACCGCCTACTGGGTTTTGCATCGCTTCAAAGCCCTCAATCCACAGCACGACAACTAG